TTAGCGCCTTTAGTCtgattttcttttcatctcCACTTCCAGTCTCCCGTCAGTGGATTATTGCATTCATCGGTTAAAGGAATATAACTGAAATATTCCCTGACAAATTAAAAGTGAATTtcacagaggcagcagcttGTGTCATCCatgtcctcctccatctctctctcctacTCCTCTCCTCTGCATCGCTTTCCCCTCCCCCACCCTCTGCTACACCAGCGATGTGCAAGCTCTGTCTGAATGGGTGTGGTGATGACGCTCTCCGCCTCcatgcattgtgggtaatgtcaGGGTCTCCCTGCATTGCTGTGAACATGGAGCCAGAGTGCTGCAGAGTGAATCAAGCCCTGTTAGGGAGGATTTGGAGATAAAAATCCATCTCATCCAGTATCACTCTTGGTTTTATGAACACATCAGATGACCTAAGACTATTGCACATTCCTGGAggctgtgtcttttttttttttttttctatgatcATGTGCATGGAGGAGGCGTGTGCAGGGTTACAAGGATGCTGGGAATGTGCTCACGACACGTCCTTGAAGCTGGTGTAGGCTTGTGCTGCCCTCTGCAGGCTGGAGAGAGGCACTGAAGCAGCAGAGACGCTTACAGCTGTGATGGAGTGACATCATTGCCTTCAGCAGAGCGCGATAATGTGTCACCATAAGCCCTCTGTCATATTCTTCTTAAATAGATTCAAGCCAAATCTCACGCCGATGAGCCTTAATTAAAGTCTTACTGCTGAGTTTAACCTGGATCTTCTTTGTGCTGCCTGCTGTCTCTTAAAATCAGTTCTTCTTTCCCCAGGAGAGCCAGGACTACGAGCCAGAAGCGTAAAAGCACCAGTCCAAGCCACCATCCAACCAGCAGCACAATAATATTTCTAATAATAAAAAGGACAAATGCTGAAATTATTACAATTATACCCCCGTtgcaaaaaaatcaacaaaaaaaaaacacaagcattCCCACTGaaaaatgttcttccttcaagacaaatcttttattattatatattgtaAATGTCATGTTATTAATGTAATGTGTTGGGTGTAGGTATTTATTGAGATGTAGGATTtgtcctctctgtctcatttcCTTGACTCCCTCCCAATGAAATGAGTCCAGAGCCAGGGCTTGTGActttgtacttgtgtgtgtctgtatttagaaatgtgcaatagatgttcaTCATCTTCCAATGAGACATTGGgagtggaaaaaataaatatgtccGGTTGCAAGCAGATATGAAAACAATAATATCCTCCTAAGTGTCAACAATGCCTGTTTGTGggttcttttctttctttttctttttattctttttttgtttttttgcatttctttggagATTTCTTTGAACTTTTTTGAAGTAAGAGTTTTTTACATTGTATCTTTATAGTTGCTTGTGAAATCATTCCAGTAAATCTGTTAGAAATTGACAGAGtatacatgtttgtgtgtgcgtgtgtttgtgtgtactgaAGATTTTAACAAGTTAAAGTCAATATATTATGTCTTGAAATCATAATGGTTGTCAAATCAGTATGTGCTTTAAATTGCAGGACTTGTCAATATAAAGGTTTATGTGTTAAGCCAGACATACATTCCTctgtaaataaaaagtaaaaaaagaaaccatttgTTAAGTGTTGTTTGATCCTGTTTAAACTCACTTTTGGAGTAGATCGCTCATTAGATGCCTGTTGGTCTCAGTGAGGAGCTATTATGCATCGCCCTCACATGTTCCCCTTTTTTGCTCACTCTTGTCTGGGGGGTTTGATTACAGGATGTGTAAAATCTGCTGAGCAGGCTCTGGCCCCTGGCTGGGTGCTGCCATAGTTGGGATGCCAGTCTGATCAGGGCTCTTTGGGTGGGTTTTGTTTGGGTTAATCCGGCTGGAACGTGCAGGCTCGGTGGTGTCGGGCCCAAACAGAGGGTATTAAACAGCCTCTCCTGCTGCTGTCGGCTCAGATGGATGTGTGAACGCTGCAGGGACAAAGACAGGAGCCATGGCCTCGTTCAAGAAGACCTTTGAGAGCCTGAAAGGCACAAGCCACTCGGCTGCGAAGGGAGTCACAGACACTACAGGTACAAAACTACAGCTGTGAGATGACACAGGGCAAATGTAAGGTAGACAGAGAAAAGAATCTTTCTTGGTTTGGACTTTCTGATCTTCAAAGTTTAAGCCATTTACTTTGGGTTGAAGTCTTGAAAAGCAAACTGCATTAGTCTTTTGTCTCCTGAGGTCAGTTACTGTAAGTCTCTGTCATGTGTTTTCCAGTGCAGGCAGCTCAAGACGCTGTGCAGCAGGTGGCAGACTCCTCCAAAGAAACAGCCAATACAGGTAAGGTGCACACTCCTCTGTCTTTGTAGCATTGTGATGTAACAATAGATGCATTGCTCTTAGAGTGCAGACACAAGCTGTCAGagaatgaagaaaaaacaagctCCAGAACTGAATATTTAACAGTCACTGAAAGATAAGCTAAAAGAATGTCATGTAAAAAATCAATTTATGTGTGAGAGCAGAAATGTGTAGAAGTGCAGGTAATACTCGaaatactgtaaatgtattatttgACATGTGTAACACTGTGTGTGATATGGGACTGTAGGAATACAGATCACTCAAATTTAGCTTGAGTGAAAATGATGTTAGATACAAAATGTGAGAAATAGAACGAAGctttttgtgtgcacattaaTATATGTGAATAACTTTGCATGTGACTTGACATaagtttgatttgttgtttcacatatttctcctctgcttCACTCTGACTATCTGAAGCTGCTCAAGAAGTCGGCAAACAGACTCAGGCAGCCATAGAAAAAGCTGCGGACAAGGCCACGGACACCATCAAGGAGTTTGGACAGAAACTGGAGACCAAATGATCcctaaaaaaaatgaacaattcTTGCTAAAACACTGGAGCCAACTTGTCTCATCATCCATTTTTAGACAAGTAATAATGTTGGGATGGAAGTATGTTGGCATCAGAGAACTCGAGAagagatagatatatatatctacaGTATATATACGGTATCTCCACACAGCTAACATTCCAAAGGAAATCTTTATAAattgtctttttatttcttagtctcctctctctttttttccatttgcgTTGTTTGCTTTATTATAGATTTCATTACATGTGACTATTTtgggaaataaaaacagataccAACTtgtttgtcaggtttttaaaaaatgtgatatcCTGCCACACACAGTGGAGATAACACTGTTAGTCTGTCTGTGCTGCATCCTGTTTTGGCTCGCTGACGAATCACCACGGTCATTAATACCAACACATTGCTGAGGAGATGGCCTTTGGCAGGCTGATGGCTCCTGACGAGAATATGATCGGGGCTGTCTACCTTGGCCCTCAGCAGCACACCTCCCTTGCATCACACTAACATGGTTGCTAGGCAACAGCACTCTGCAGCAGCCGGGGATTGGTGGAGGCCTTTGAATTAATGGTGAGACTACTTCTGTCAGTACATAGTGTTCTGGCCAAGCTGCAGCCCACCGTTACAGTAAAATCAAGGAAGGGAAGCTTCTTAAAAAATGAGGGAAAGGTAAACATCCTCAGTCCCACACAATTATTCCAGGTGAGCTGAATTACAGAGGTTCTGGAGAAATACTTGTCGCAAAGCGGAGAGGTTGGGGGGAGGAACGAGTCTGAAAGACATGGTGGTttacaagtgtgtgtgcatgtgtgggaggcacagctcctcttcctccaggcTCCTTCAGCTGATATCCCCCGCTGTCTTTCATGTGCTCTCACTGTTGCAGCAGAACACTCACATTTactaatatttaaaatattcaatgCTTTTCTGGTCCTCTGATAAGACTGTGATGATCTGCCTCCACAAATTTGGTTCAGAGgaagtggctttttttttttttttttttaatcttttcagcctgcttttttttttttttttttttacaatgagTGATTTCTTAACACTGAGAGTGGTCAAACAAATTTGGCCCTCACAGACATGCAGCTTGCTGTCTTATCTAAAAACAGCAATTCGTTATTAAGAAGAGAAATCCCTCTTCTGCATACTTCACCCTGCCTTCAGGAGTGCTCACGCTGATCATCTGTAGTGACATGAAAGCTTTTATCTTCAGTTTTTGCCTCCTCTAAATGAAACAGTCTCCCCCAAAAGCCACTTCATTGATTCACAGGTTTATATCTCTGCATACACTTTGccattgtgttgctttgagAACCTGGTGTTAATTACTATGATTTACTGATGATTAGAGAGCTGTACAGAGATTTTGTCATTACATTACCACTCACTGCCAGAGCCCGACCGTGGTTTCCAGGGAAACAGGAAAATGTGAAGCTTTTCAATAGACACAGCCACAGCTTTAAAGAGCGAGGATTGCCTAAGATAGATTCTTCTAGAGACAAACCTGTAGCCGCTGCAATCACTATCAATCAACAGGGGAGACATTCGGACAGATGTAGGTCTCGATCGACGGTGAGATTTTTGCGGTGTTTGACCCaaatgtgagagagagagttatggAAAGACTTCAGTCTGACTTGGACTGCTGAGGTACGTCTGTTACTCGTGCTTTCCTGCAATTTGTTTCatcctgtttgttttcataGTTAAAAGATTTGACAAGTTCTTTAGATTCCTGTGCATGGCTTTGCTTTTATGAGATTATGGACCAAACAGAACTTGATTATGAGCTATGTGAGCACATTTGTAGGGTAGAAAGATGCAATAGGATGTCTAATCTAACAGTGAAATGTTGgataaaaaaatccaacataaaaaataacatgtaaaatgcatgtgtttaatAATAGTAAATATCCCAGATGACAGTGttttacaatacaaaataaGCATGAGAATAATTTCCATCATATGTATGATGTAACTTGGTtacatgtcagtgttttcatACTTGACATCGACATCGTATGATAGAatatttttatcacaaaaaCCTTTGTTTTATCCTCCGCACATGCTGGAGCTTCTTATAGTTAGTGATTACAGTTTGCCCAGTGTGTCAGTGCTGTGTTGTGCCCTGCAGGTACTTCCACCACTTAAATGCAAAGACAAAATGGGAAGTCTGAAAGACGAGATGAGAGGTCTCAGAGAGGACCACAAGCCTTGTGAGAAGACGGATGATGGAGAGCGTCCAGGCGGCTCAGATGGCAGCGCTGAGCCCGAGGGACCTCAGATAAACACGAGTCAAGAGTCAACAACACAAGGGGACTATCAGCCAAAACATCACACGAATGCCAGCTACGTTGAAGAGGGAGACGAGAATGCAAAATCTAAAGATCAAGCACTTTCAGGAGGCGGTTGTGTAAAAGACTCTACGCAGACTGATGCCATTTCTCTGACACAACAGCCTGAAGATGATGAAACAACAGCAGCCACACACAACGATGCGACAATCTCTAATGAGCTCCTGAGTGGTGGAGATGGAGATGGTGAAATTCAGGAGGAGATGTCTCAGGATAAAACCACAGAAAAAGACGCAGACATTGAAAATATATATGTGCCTGTGCCAGCAACCCCAGGCCCCTCAGACCCACGAACCCCAGCTCCTGCCGGCCagcaacacatgcacacacaggtcagcCTGGAGGTGGTCCAGTGTCACTCGGCGGCCACCAGCCCCATGACGCCCCCTGAGGGCGGCCATTCCTTCTTCTTCCCGAGCTCTTTTGGGAAGTCTGGAGCTGTGGGCGCTGACACTAAAGATGCTGAGCTACAGGTGGGTCAGCAGGTGGAGTTCTGCTCTGTGGCCACATCCCCCATGACCCCAAAGACGCCCTCGACCACAGCTTTCCCAGTGCTCATCGGGAGGGAGACGGTGCAGAAGGAGGAGAAAGTGAAAAAGAGTGAGGAGCATGGGGAGAGTGGCCAACAGGAGAGTTCCCCCGCAACACAAAGTCTGGAAGAGTCAGAGAAAGCTGGAACTTTGAAATTTGCCACATCAAAGGAGCCAAGCGAGGGCCTCAGCTCGAATGCATCTCCAGAGAGCTCCACCAGCTGCCCTGCTGCCGGGTTAATAGTTTCTCAAGTAACTCTGGAGGATAGTAATCAGCTGAGTAAGCAGCAGAGGATGGGCAGTATGGATCAAGACATTACAATCCTGGTGACCCACTATAGCAACaatgatgaggaagaggaagagaaggcTGAGTCATCTCTTTTTACCATCGAGCGAGAGATGGTCAAAATAGATGAATATGAGGAACCCGGAGAGAAAGACAATGATGTAAAGAAGGAGGATGGAAAGGAAAATGTCTTCACAGAACCTGCTGCCCCTGATGTACAGGACACCTCAAGCACAAACCTGCCACAAAATGAAACCGTAGAATCCTCTGTGTCCGCATGTGACGAACCAAAAACAGACGTTAAGTCTGCAAATtcagaagagaaagaaaatgaaggTGCACGTGAGTTGAGAGACGTGACAAAGCCTCCTGTCCCTGAATCTCCAGCTCCCTTCGGCTGCCACAACATCCGCACCCAGGTGAGCCTGGAGGTGGTGCAGTGTCAGTCTGCGGCTACCAGCCCCATGACCCCTCCTGAGGGGGACCACGCCTTCTACTTCCCCAGCTCTTTAGGGAGATGTGAAGGTGTAGGCACAGAGACTAAAGATGCTGAGCTGCAGGTGGGTCAACAGGTGGAGTTTCGCTCTGTCGCCACAGCACCTATGACCCCAAGAACGCCCACCGTCACGACTTTTCCTGACATCAAGAACGATGCAAGCATAGAGGAGAAGatagtggaggaggaggaggaggagcaggagcaggagcaggaggaggaagaggatacAAAGGAGCAGGTGGTGGAGgacaaagagaaggagaaagaaacCGAAGAGAAAAAGGTGGAAGCAGCTGAAGAGGACACAAAGGAGGCAGTAAATTGCAAGGAGAAATGTGAGGAGCCGGTGCAGGAGGTCAACTGGGATGAAAAGGGAATGACGTGGGAGGTGTATGGGGCAGTGGTGGAGGTAGCTGTGCTGGGCTCAGCCATCCAGAAACACCTGGAGAAACAGGTGAAGAAGCAGAAGCAGCCCTCCATGCCTCCACCTCCGCCGCTCAACCCCTCAGCCATGCCCCTCTCGTCAGAGTCCATCCAGGGGGGTTCGGGCTCTGGTTCAGGTTCGGGTAAGGGCCGGGCGGGAAAGAGGGGAGACCGGGATGGGGAGGTGAGCCGACGCAGAAGAAACCCCTTCCGTCAGCTGATGGAGAACATGCAGCAGCCACATTGTTGCTCCAAAGCTCACACCGCAGAGTGACACAAGAGTCCTGTTGAGAAAACAacagctgattggaggaagaaaaaaacccgTGGTGTAAGAAATCACAGGATATACGTGTCTGTGATACACTGATTTACTTCAACGTGACATTGTCGTGAAAGTGTGAGAAGAAAATCAGCTCCTCACATGGGACAGGAAAAGCACAAAAGCATTTAACTTTCTATCACAGAGCATCGAGAACCAGCCATACTAAATGGAGTttcctttttttgcttttttttttccttggacTTCCGTATTTCCATGTTTGGAAAATGAGGGTGATATATGCCATCGTTAGCTCTTctcctttaatgtttttcacTCAGACCATTCAGTTGTCCGCTGAGTCATGTCGCTGTTGATGCATTTTCTAATGCACCTCAGAAAATACGAAGCCATGCCAGCCCTTCTCCTGGTCGCTTACAGGCTTCAGTGGAGAGACACGATGATAGTAGAGTGACTCACAGTTTTTGATTGAAATTTATGGCCTCATGGTCAGTCACTACAACCTGAGGTTCATTTTGTTTCCAGAGTACGGAAGTTAGAGTTGATCGTAATGGTGAATTGATCTGTGTGAGAGGAGTCCCTACCCCTAGTGCAGGCTTTTGTACGTCTTATACTCTGCTTTTAGATTTGccacattttgacttgtttgtATCGTGAAAAGTATAAAAATGTACAGATGACGAGGACAATCGACACCTGATATGAGGGTATTTTTAATCATTACTACTTAGTGTATTTTAATGCCATGATTAGTGATTCAGTTGTAAATTACGTGATGAAGcttattttaagtgtgttttaatTCAGAGGCTGTTACAGTGTCAGTGATGTTGGTGTTCATACGTTAACTTCACGAAAGTGCGATCGAATCCACATTTGGAGAAATTGATTTTATTCCCAAATTGCACTTGTGATACATTCATTTAGATGTCAGTAAAGAGTGAAATAATCCTTTCATTCCGCTGCTTGTAGGAAGTCGCTAAGTCACACTGCATGGGGTTTTATTTCAGCAACAAGTATCTCAAACCCAAAGCAAACACTGACAAATTAAACACTCACAAAGTTAAGCCTTTTGGCGGACGTGCTGTCATAAATAAGCAATTCATTCATACACCGACATTATGcaatatttttcacttttttttgtttttggattttcTTTCTAGTAGCATCAGCTGCAAGAAAAATTAACATTGTGTGTTGACATAACGTATAATACAATTTATTTCAAAGCAAACCAAACAGTTTTTAATCCGTCGCTTAAtatattaacaaaaataaagtgattcTCTTGTGcaacaaatgtttttgtttgctttccctTTGCTTCTGTCCAGTCTTTTATTGTccagatcagtggttcccagctatGGGTCTTGGTCCAAAAGTCGGTCATGAGTCtgttctgaatggaccgcaagtgacctGGAAACatgtgtttgtaaaaaacacactttattttgaagtaaagaaatttctggcacagagcttttattttgaaatgctgtttcctgctgtggaaTGAGTGAATGAcaaacagctacttaacagaggcGGCAAACTAGTTCGACAACATGACgctgaacattttaaaatgggtgGACCCTGAACTAAtaactgaggagaaatctggaccctgttgatggaccagttgggaaccattggTCTAGATAAGActtgttttaagacattttaaaaggaAGAGTTTGACGTTGGGGAAATATGCTTTTGTCTTTGCACTAAatgtgaagctacagccagcaggcAGTTACCTTACTTATGTACTTAGACTTAACACAGGAAAAGAATGCTTCACCCCCAAAACCATCATAGAATTACATAGAATTCATGTTGAAAACGCTTTACTTGTGACGTGAacatggtgaacaaagaatccaaaaacagaattaaGTTAATGGGGGCCACCTTTAACAACAGatgtcaaaacatccatttacaaactctcacacaactcgtgtaGTATAACCCAAGTCTGATAAATCCAGTCGTATGCTTAGCACTTCCTGAACAGACGGCTCTTTCGGACaaggaactgaactgaaaagtGAACactgtcacacaataacacaaactaactaactgattgaggcatcgaaagaccagcagctcccatgttcagcgaggaaaattactgcttttgtccacagagtcagataaatttcacttttaGTTTAATTCTCTGCCTGAAAGGGCcgtctgtttgggaagcactgagcaaaCATCTGGATAAATgaacttggattatactgtatacTTGTATGGCAGTTtctaaatggatgttttgatatagttttgatgttgttaaacatggacccctatgcTTCAATTCATCatgaattttctctgtttttggatttttcgttcaccgtggaggcatgcgagaagaACAAAGCTTTCCTCaggaattcagtgtaacacagggtgagcaactgatatacaaataatcattttgggagtgaagtgctcctttaagCTTTGAACAAAGTCAGGCTAGATGTTTTTCCTGCTTCCAGTCTTAAAGCTACGCTAAGGTAAATGTCTCCTGGCTGGAGCTTTATGTGTCAGTGGCATCAATCTTCTCTCCTGATAAGCATATCTtcccaaatgtcaaactattacTTTGACTGTTGGACAACTAAACAGTCAATTTAATAACCAAACTCAATTCCATGAGACTGAGATACTATGTGGTACACTTATAGTGTGTGTATAGTGGAGTAACGTCTCTCATTTTGGTTTTCAGTTGTGTTTTCCCTTGAACTGAATGTTTAGACAAAGCAAATTCATCACCTTAGATTGAATCTTGTGCATGGAGTCAATGATACATTACTAATGGTCACAACAGAAGGCTATGTGAAGACACAAGGACTTCATCCAACACCATCAAAGTGTAATTTGGTCAGCCTGATTACAGAGAAGCAACGTAATGTCCATCTGAGGCCTCTGTCAGCATCACTGTTTCCATCACAGGTCTGTAGTGCTGAATGCGGGGTTATCGTAACCCACATGAGGATTGTCGGAGCTTTTCTTCTTGCCCCGCTGGGCAAGTGCTGCACCCAGAGGCTCGATGTACTCGGGTGGCCCACTGTCTTTCTCCTCCTGGATCATCTGCTAATGAGGAGCAGAGGAGTTTTGAAACTAGATCGTATTGTAATAAGTACAACTGAACATGGAGTTTAAAATGTAAACTCACCATGGGCCTATCCTTTTCAGAAAAGGTCACATCACTGCTGTAGTCCAGGGAGTTGAGGCtgtggtgaaaaaagtcatcaaaGTTATCTCCATATGCACAGTTCATCATTTTATAAAGTGCgtgtgtttgatttaaataAAGGTCTCATGCCAACGTCAGGAGCAGAAAGCCAGCTCCCAATCACAACATGCTGTCGTGAGCACACTGTGACAAAATGTTCACATGGAAACATTCCCAGTTTATTAACCAGCACGGCTGCAGAGTGGAGAGTGAGGTCGTGTGTCACTGTGAGCCACCACCTTGTGACCGAGCAAATCACTGCTATCAACAGATGGTGGAGACCGTAATCACGGAGAGGTTTTCTTTACCTGACTTTGTCCACATCTGAGCTCTCCTCGTCCATGTCCAGGACCATGGTCGTGTCGATGTTGAGGTTGAGGACAGGATTAGCCCTGTTAGTGGGTAATGAAATACACAGGAACACAAACACGTGTTATATTTCATGCCACTTATTCACTCATTTATCTTGTTAATGCTGCTGTCTCCTCACCCCTCCATGGTGTACTTGTTGGTCCCAGGCACCACAGGACCACTTTTCTGGTTGTCAGaagtcaccatggatgcagaGTTCATGGCTTTAGCCGCCTTCAGCCTCCTCCTGTAGCTGTGGTGTGAAGTGAGTTGATTAGTAAACAGGCACAGTACCTCTCATGGATGTTGTTAGATCAGTGCTTGGCTTTACTGGGATTAACTGTGGTTATTATTTAAAGGGAATGTTTTTGCATCTGGGAGAGTAAAggagacaacattttttttaaattggtccagtataTGGAGAGATCGCTGACACAACAAGCTGCAGTGTAATCCCAAAATGTGCAGTTTATGTCAATTAAAAGTACTTGAttttgctactgacaggctAAAATTTCATTATAAATGTAGAACATAATAATAAtcggagcctgtcagtggcaaaaataagcaCTTCTTGCTACTGACAGGTGCGCAGTTGGCCATAGGGatcacattgcagcctgtttcgctgctgcagctggagcagtaGACTGAATCAATGTGATGTCACGCTAACCACAACAATCACTTCCAGGTAGAGATATGTAAAATTTGCAAACTTGTtgatttttattgtcatttttagcCTTGACTAAATGTTTAAAAGTAtccatggccctttgctgcatgtcatcccctctccctcttcccctTTCAGGTTAAATAACTGTCCTAtagattaaaggcaaaaaatcccttgaaaaatatcttaaaaaattgTTCTCTCTAATTGTCACTTTGAATACAGAATATTCCTTTTTCTTACTTTCTGCGAGTGCACATCAGTGAAGTGGTGAGAATAGCCAGCACGATGACGAGGCCCGCCACCATCCCCAGCAGGACGTACTGCACAGGGTTTGTTTCTTCTACTACCTCCGATGTCTTCCCCTGAAACACAAGTTAAGAAATCTATCTTCAGAATATTGTTGTATCTGTGCACCTATTAGAGCTTCATTTACACTTTGTTATAAGATCCAACAATATAGTTCTGACACATTCATTTATAAATTAAAATCAATGGCTACAGTGGCTAACAGTTTGTCACAGAGTCAACTTTGAAATTCTGTTGTTTGTCCATTAATCATCGAACAGTTTGGTCAGGTGGCTCTGGATTATTGGCTGTTTCTGAAGTCGAAACTAGACATGGTGAAGCTGCTTTTAGCTTCTGTGCTGCTCTAATGTGGAACATTTGACTTCTTTAAAATCTAAACGTAAGACCTACCTTTGTAcctttttattaattttctttttaatcaaatGTGTTAGTTTGCTTTTAGCATTTGTTTCTTGTGCTTTTACTTGCACTTTAGGTTGTCTTtgggtatgaaatgtgctatttATTTATAAGCTATTTATTTATAAGATACATTTTCCCTGTCTAAAATGTTAGTAAAATAAAAGTAGTAGTTAGTAGCAGTAGTTTTAAGTTAATTAGTGTATGAGCACTTTGATTATATCTCAGTTATGACGTCACTTCTTGATGTTCTTGCTGATTATTTGTGCAGCTAAACAAATCACAGAAGCAAATAAAGTACAATGATGACGTTGTTCTGTGACGATGACACTAATCTTCATCTTAGTTTTCTCTCAGAAATAATGAATGTATGACTATGAGGCAAAATTTGAAGGAATTATAAATTTTAGCTTCCAATTAGGCTTAATCTGTTGTAGTTTTATTTGTAATCATTTGCAACAATCTGTCAAAGAAACGGATTTCCTCATTGAGATCAGTGATGTCTACATGTGGAACTTTGATACAacaatttgaaaacaaaaactgctgCAGTTAACAGTAATTTTGTGCTGTTTGCTATGATTTCCTTTTCAAGGACAGAATACAGTGGAACGTTGTGCAGCATCAGCAACGGGAGATTTATGGACACCTGCTCAAAAAATTCACAACTTGTGATGCTGCTTTAACTCAGTTGAAAAAGTATAACATCACAGAAAAGAGACcctttcagaaaataaaactcTGAAACTGCTCATACTCAC
This region of Epinephelus fuscoguttatus linkage group LG9, E.fuscoguttatus.final_Chr_v1 genomic DNA includes:
- the LOC125894860 gene encoding G protein-regulated inducer of neurite outgrowth 1 produces the protein MGSLKDEMRGLREDHKPCEKTDDGERPGGSDGSAEPEGPQINTSQESTTQGDYQPKHHTNASYVEEGDENAKSKDQALSGGGCVKDSTQTDAISLTQQPEDDETTAATHNDATISNELLSGGDGDGEIQEEMSQDKTTEKDADIENIYVPVPATPGPSDPRTPAPAGQQHMHTQVSLEVVQCHSAATSPMTPPEGGHSFFFPSSFGKSGAVGADTKDAELQVGQQVEFCSVATSPMTPKTPSTTAFPVLIGRETVQKEEKVKKSEEHGESGQQESSPATQSLEESEKAGTLKFATSKEPSEGLSSNASPESSTSCPAAGLIVSQVTLEDSNQLSKQQRMGSMDQDITILVTHYSNNDEEEEEKAESSLFTIEREMVKIDEYEEPGEKDNDVKKEDGKENVFTEPAAPDVQDTSSTNLPQNETVESSVSACDEPKTDVKSANSEEKENEGARELRDVTKPPVPESPAPFGCHNIRTQVSLEVVQCQSAATSPMTPPEGDHAFYFPSSLGRCEGVGTETKDAELQVGQQVEFRSVATAPMTPRTPTVTTFPDIKNDASIEEKIVEEEEEEQEQEQEEEEDTKEQVVEDKEKEKETEEKKVEAAEEDTKEAVNCKEKCEEPVQEVNWDEKGMTWEVYGAVVEVAVLGSAIQKHLEKQVKKQKQPSMPPPPPLNPSAMPLSSESIQGGSGSGSGSGKGRAGKRGDRDGEVSRRRRNPFRQLMENMQQPHCCSKAHTAE